One window from the genome of Candidatus Nealsonbacteria bacterium encodes:
- a CDS encoding L,D-transpeptidase family protein, which translates to MIRKIIFIVLILIIGFLCGILFFNFFIESKISFSYPNLTFPDKKIIKNEKEREIKIVPFFEELKNEIISQKATSSFLEINFPEMKTRIWQEGELKKEVEILAKGDPQEWGGTAAGLYKIISKYRIAFSAIAEVYMPYAMNFYGKYYLHGVPYYEEGNKRFVNVTGGCVQLSDKDSETIFNLTEKEIPVLVIDKYKDNYLPYFKKEISDFPSLSAKSYLVADLDSGFVLADKKMEEKHPIASLTQLMTAVAVAENIDLRRSIEITPSMLKPLGTTTGLVSGKTFKVVDLFYPMLIESSNDAAEVVSNLLGREKTIRLMNEKAKAILMQDTIFVDPHGLSEENISTPRDLFYLARYILNNRPPIWKITKEEKVNSYGELTFTGLLNKNLFSTDTDFIGGKTGYIKESKYNGIFLFEFSDKDNIKRKIVIILLGSENWLTDSDSLKDDANKTIDWVKTNFFTKEEVKNN; encoded by the coding sequence ATGATTAGGAAAATTATTTTTATTGTTTTAATCCTGATAATTGGATTTTTGTGTGGAATTTTATTTTTTAATTTTTTTATAGAATCAAAAATTAGTTTTTCTTATCCCAATCTGACCTTTCCCGATAAAAAAATTATTAAAAATGAAAAAGAGCGGGAAATTAAAATCGTTCCTTTTTTTGAAGAATTAAAGAATGAAATTATTTCCCAAAAAGCCACCTCCTCTTTTTTGGAGATAAATTTTCCGGAAATGAAAACAAGAATTTGGCAAGAAGGGGAGTTGAAAAAAGAAGTTGAAATTTTGGCAAAAGGAGACCCTCAGGAATGGGGAGGAACGGCAGCAGGCCTATATAAGATAATTTCCAAATACAGAATAGCTTTCTCCGCAATAGCTGAAGTTTATATGCCTTACGCGATGAATTTTTACGGCAAATATTATCTTCACGGTGTTCCTTATTATGAAGAGGGAAATAAGCGTTTTGTAAACGTTACCGGCGGCTGTGTTCAGCTTTCTGATAAAGATTCGGAAACCATTTTTAATTTAACAGAAAAAGAAATTCCGGTTTTGGTTATTGATAAATATAAAGATAATTATTTGCCTTATTTCAAAAAAGAAATAAGTGACTTTCCCTCGCTTTCGGCTAAAAGTTATTTGGTGGCAGACTTGGATTCGGGGTTTGTATTGGCTGATAAAAAAATGGAAGAAAAACATCCGATTGCTTCTTTAACTCAGTTAATGACCGCGGTTGCAGTAGCTGAAAACATCGATTTAAGAAGGTCTATCGAGATAACTCCAAGCATGTTAAAGCCCTTGGGAACAACTACTGGTTTAGTTTCCGGGAAAACCTTCAAGGTGGTGGATTTGTTTTATCCTATGCTTATTGAATCTTCAAATGATGCGGCCGAGGTTGTAAGCAATCTTTTAGGTCGGGAGAAAACCATCAGATTAATGAATGAAAAAGCAAAAGCAATTTTGATGCAGGATACTATTTTTGTCGACCCTCATGGTTTAAGTGAAGAAAACATTTCTACGCCAAGGGATTTGTTTTATTTGGCAAGATACATTTTGAATAACCGTCCTCCTATTTGGAAAATCACCAAAGAAGAAAAAGTGAATTCTTACGGAGAATTAACCTTCACAGGCCTTTTAAACAAGAATTTATTTTCGACTGATACTGATTTTATCGGCGGAAAAACCGGCTATATTAAAGAGTCAAAATATAATGGAATATTTTTATTTGAGTTTTCAGACAAAGATAATATAAAAAGAAAAATCGTAATTATTCTTCTGGGTTCGGAAAACTGGCTTACCGATTCAGACAGCCTAAAAGACGATGCGAATAAGACCATTGATTGGGTCAAAACTAATTTTTTCACCAAAGAAGAAGTTAAAAATAATTAA